In Debaryomyces hansenii CBS767 chromosome B complete sequence, one genomic interval encodes:
- a CDS encoding DEHA2B09328p (similar to uniprot|Q91XC6 Mus musculus Dctn5 Dynactin 5) has protein sequence MDWIETTSGNRISKKSKIFGSNSILINGNCTINDEVLLQGDVRIAGKQQATIQIGKCCYLGTGAKITPPVLKYEDEESIHGPLSIGGYTIIGKNSVVRSANIGSRVLVESGCDLGNLSIVYDCCLIRSGTIIPPKMVIPPFSDVSGVPGIDFCIKDLSNSYKKLIEIEARELQALG, from the coding sequence ATGGATTGGATAGAAACTACTAGTGGGAATAGgatttcaaagaaatcgAAAATTTTCGGTTCAAATAGTATTTTAATCAACGGTAATTGTACTATCAATGATGAGGTTTTATTACAAGGAGATGTCAGGATAGCTGGTAAACAACAAGCGACGATTCAGATTGGCAAATGCTGCTACTTGGGTACCGGTGCCAAGATCACACCGCCGGTTCTAAAATATGAGGATGAAGAGTCCATACATGGGCCATTGCTGATCGGAGGATATACCATAATCGGTAAGAATTCGGTAGTAAGGCTGGCCAATATCGGAAGCAGGGTATTGGTGGAACTGGGGTGCGACTTGGGGAACTTGTCGATAGTTTATGATTGTTGCTTGATTCGTAGCGGGACTATAATACCGCCCAAAATGGTTATACCACCATTTAGTGACGTGAGTGGGGTTCCTGGTATTGACTTTTGCATTAAAGATCTAAGTAATAGctataaaaaattgattgaaataGAAGCGAGAGAGTTACAAGCTCTAGGATAG
- a CDS encoding DEHA2B09350p (highly similar to CA0988|CaPMI40 Candida albicans CaPMI40 mannose-6-phosphate isomerase (phosphomannose isomerase) (pmi)(phosphohexomutase)), with amino-acid sequence MSDKLFKIDCGYQNYDWGKVGSSSAVAQFASSANPNVKIDESKPYAELWMGTHPSVPSVAVDAGKYSGKTLRDLVGEEPEKYLHKSIIDKFGSSKELPFLFKVLSIEKVLSIQAHPDKKLGAQLHAADPKNYPDDNHKPEMAIAVTDFEGFCGFKPLVELAKTLQTIPELKEVIGDEIVSEFVSGIKPEAELGSQEDSANRKLLQKVFGKLMNTDEAIITKKAESLVERTKSEPELFGVISPKLSELIQRLNKQFPNDIGLFCGCLLLNHVCLVAGEAMFLQAKDPHAYINGDIMECMAASDNVVRAGFTPKFKDVDNLVEMLTYSYESVDKQKMPLLPFNKSRGDAVKSVLYDPPIAEFAVLQTIFDKKAGATQHFDAFDGPSIFICINGNGSVKIKGESDAKQVNVGDVYFVAPGVEVDLVSASSDEQFTTYRAFVEAE; translated from the coding sequence ATGTCAGATAAGTTGTTTAAAATCGATTGTGGTTACCAAAATTACGACTGGGGTAAGGTTGGATCCAGTTCCGCCGTTGCACAATTTGCATCCAGTGCTAATCCTAATGTTAAGattgatgaatcaaaaCCATACGCCGAATTATGGATGGGTACTCATCCTTCTGTTCCATCAGTTGCTGTGGATGCCGGTAAATACTCGGGTAAGACTTTGAGAGATTTGGTTGGAGAAGAACCGGAAAAGTACTTacataaatcaattatagACAAATTTGGATCTTCTAAGGAATTACCGTTCTTATTTAAGGTTTTATCTATCGAGAAGGTGTTGTCTATACAAGCACATCCAGATAAGAAATTGGGAGCGCAATTACATGCTGCTGATCCTAAGAACTACCCAGATGACAACCATAAGCCAGAGATGGCTATCGCAGTCACTGATTTTGAAGGATTCTGTGGGTTCAAGCCATTAGTAGAGTTGGCCAAAACGTTGCAAACTATTCCAGAACTTAAGGAAGTGATTGGAGACGAAATAGTCTCTGAGTTTGTTTCAGGAATCAAGCCAGAAGCTGAATTAGGTTCGCAAGAAGATTCGGCCAACAGAAAGTTGTTACAAAAGGTGTTTGGTAAATTGATGAACACCGACGAAGCCATCATCACCAAGAAGGCCGAATCTTTGGTGGAAAGAACAAAGTCCGAGCCAGAATTATTCGGTGTCATCTCCCCTAAATTGTCGGAATTAATACAACGCTTGAACAAGCAATTTCCTAATGACATTGGGTTGTTCTGTGGATGTTTGTTGTTGAACCACGTTTGTTTGGTTGCTGGTGAAGCTATGTTTTTGCAAGCCAAGGACCCTCATGCGTACATCAACGGAGACATTATGGAATGTATGGCTGCCTCTGATAACGTCGTCAGAGCAGGATTCACCCCAAAGTTCAAGGATGTCGATAACTTGGTTGAAATGTTGACCTATTCATACGAATCAGTAGACAAGCAAAAGATGCCTTTGCTTCCATTCAACAAGTCTAGAGGAGATGCTGTCAAGTCTGTCTTATATGATCCTCCAATCGCTGAATTTGCTGTTTTACAAACCATCTTCGACAAAAAGGCTGGCGCAACCCAACATTTCGATGCATTTGATGGTCCATCTATTTTCATCTGTATTAATGGTAATGGATCTGTAAAGATTAAGGGTGAAAGTGATGCTAAACAAGTGAATGTCGGTGATGTTTACTTTGTTGCCCCAGGTGTCGAAGTTGACTTGGTTTCTGCTTCCCTGGATGAACAATTCACTACATACAGAGCGTTTGTCGAAGCAGAATAA
- a CDS encoding DEHA2B09372p (similar to uniprot|O14327 Schizosaccharomyces pombe pab2 Pab2 protein), translating to MSEIAEPQSQPQLDVTIPEQEPEQEPEQERTGRPQETEEERAERLAKQEEIDSRSVYVGNVDYQSTPEQLESFFKAVGVIERITILFDKYSGLPKGYAYVEFEIPESVEKAIEELHGKEFRGRDLRVTPKRTNLPGFKKRGGFRGRGGGRGRGGFRGRGRGGFRGRGRGDSGDENGKSFEANAEPATKED from the coding sequence ATGAGTGAAATAGCCGAACCACAATCACAACCACAGCTAGACGTAACAATTCCAGAACAAGAACCGGAACAAGAACCGGAACAGGAACGAACAGGGAGACCACAAGAGACAGAGGAAGAACGTGCCGAAAGGTTGGCgaaacaagaagaaatcgatAGTCGTTCGGTGTACGTGGGAAATGTTGATTATCAATCGACTCCTGAGCAATTGgaatcatttttcaaagctGTCGGGGTGATTGAAAGGATCACTATCttgtttgataaatattctgGATTACCAAAAGGATATGCTTACGTGGAGTTTGAGATCCCTGAAAGCGTGGAGAAggcaattgaagaattacaCGGTAAGGAGTTCAGAGGCAGGGACTTGAGAGTTACTCCTAAGAGAACCAATTTACCTGGGTTCAAAAAGAGAGGTGGATTTAGAGGAAGAGGAGGTGGTAGAGGACGTGGAGGCTTCAGAGGTAGAGGACGTGGCGGATTTCGTGGTAGGGGTCGTGGCGACTCTGGAGATGAAAACGGAAAAAGTTTCGAAGCAAATGCAGAACCAGCTACTAAGGAAGATTAG
- a CDS encoding DEHA2B09394p (similar to uniprot|P40007 Saccharomyces cerevisiae YER002W NOP16 Constituent of 66S pre-ribosomal particles involved in 60S ribosomal subunit biogenesis), translating into MTSVRKRKMNRSSVRKNTRRVKDKKKNINIHSNPIIAANWDKSLTLQQNYKKLGLRAKLGTLAGGKEQDVKTLSEIKAADAASKPSLADIEQTTDPAKIPEGEARIIRDPETNEVTSVIYGTMKVGPKAETEGESSSVIKQLEEYAQKHAQVKKERKPSARENEWLEKLHEKHGDDYDKMMWDKKLNIYQQSAGDLRRRITKWKKAHNVE; encoded by the coding sequence ATGACATCCGtaagaaagagaaagatgAACCGTTCATCGGTTCGTAAGAATACGAGAAGAGTCAAGgataaaaagaagaatattaatattcattCGAACCCAATCATTGCTGCTAACTGGGATAAATCATTGACTTTACAACAGAATTATAAAAAGCTTGGTTTGAGAGCAAAGTTGGGAACTTTGGCCGGGGGAAAAGAACAAGATGTTAAGACTTTGTCTGAAATCAAGGCCGCAGATGCAGCTTCAAAGCCATCGCTTGCTGACATCGAGCAAACTACTGATCCAGCCAAGATACCGGAAGGTGAAGCTCGTATAATCAGAGATCCGGAAACTAATGAGGTGACCAGTGTTATTTATGGTACAATGAAAGTGGGTCCAAAGGCTGAAACAGAAGGGGAGAGTTCTTCTGTGATTAAACAGTTAGAAGAATATGCTCAGAAACATGCACAAGTTAAAAAAGAGAGAAAACCTTCTGCCAGAGAAAATGAATGGTTAGAAAAGTTACACGAGAAACATGGCGATGATTATGATAAGATGATGTGGGacaagaagttgaatatATATCAACAAAGTGCTGGTGatttaagaagaagaatcacTAAATGGAAAAAGGCCCATAATGTTGAGTAA
- a CDS encoding DEHA2B09416p (similar to uniprot|P40558 Saccharomyces cerevisiae YIL003W CFD1 Highly conserved) yields MDTSEPQESPKSLSNVKHIILILSGKGGVGKSSVTTQTALTLVNKGFNTGVLDIDLTGPSLPRMFGVETKQVHQSSAGWVPVSVYNNGQEKNEENKRGNLSLMSLGFLIGNRNSSVVWRGPKKTAMIRQFLKDVVWSGGENNVPLDYLLIDTPPGTSDEHIAIAEELRWANPDGAIIVTTPQQVATADVRKEINFCKKVNFDVLGVVENMSGFICPHCSECTNIFSSGGGKELSEKLDLQFLGNIPIDPSFVEMVEMQDNDQNDGKKKLVDLYDDCELKGIMEGIVDKVLEQQHPARF; encoded by the coding sequence ATGGATACATCGGAGCCTCAAGAGAGTCCAAAATCGTTACTGAATGTCAagcatataatattaatattatcagGTAAAGGAGGAGTTGGAAAATCATCTGTTACTACGCAAACAGCATTGACGCTTGTAAATAAAGGGTTTAACACTGGAGTGTTGGATATAGATTTAACTGGGCCTTCTTTGCCCCGGATGTTTGGGGTGGAGACAAAGCAGGTACATCAATCGTCCGCAGGATGGGTTCCAGTATCGGTGTATAATAACGGACAGgaaaaaaatgaagaaaataagaGAGGAAACCTATCTTTAATGTCGCTAGGATTCTTGATAGGAAATAGGAATAGCTCTGTGGTGTGGAGAGGTCCTAAGAAGACGGCGATGATAAGACAGTTTCTCAAAGACGTTGTGTGGAGTGGTGGGGAAAATAATGTCCCATTAGATTACTTGTTGATCGATACACCACCAGGGACGTCGGATGAACATATAGCAATAGCAGAAGAGTTACGGTGGGCAAACCCAGATGGGGCTATTATTGTTACAACGCCGCAGCAGGTTGCAACTGCTGATGTCCGTAAAGAGATTAATTTTTGTAAGAAGGTCAATTTTGATGTACTCGGTGTTGTGGAGAATATGAGCGGTTTCATATGTCCCCATTGTTCTGAATGCACGAATATCTTCCTGAGTGGTGGTGGTAAAGAACTAAGCGAGAAATTGGACTTGCAATTTCTTGGTAATATTCCAATAGACCCAAGTTTTGTGGAAATGGTGGAAATGCAAGACAATGATCAGAATGatggaaagaagaagttggTTGATTTGTATGATGACTGTGAATTAAAGGGAATTATGGAAGGTATTGTCGATAAAGTATTAGAGCAACAGCACCCAGCAAGGTTTTAA
- a CDS encoding DEHA2B09438p (similar to uniprot|P22804 Saccharomyces cerevisiae YIL004C BET1 Type II membrane protein required for vesicular transport between the endoplasmic reticulum and Golgi complex), with product MSSRYSNNGGAHQRDLRTQLFATPQRSPANNTPLSRSDSPYDKAPVASAKYNESYLSSLESQNNDEVDTMSQKVNLLKNLGVRMGTEINKSVKLNDEITNTMEKGKITLKNTWNKMIVMSQRAGISWRMWFLVFGVITIWFFWVWLF from the coding sequence ATGAGTTCAAGATACTCCAATAATGGCGGAGCACATCAGAGAGACCTAAGGACACAATTATTTGCTACTCCACAAAGAAGTCCTGCTAATAATACACCCCTTTCAAGGTCAGATTCTCCATATGATAAAGCCCCAGTCGCATCAGCAAAGTACAACGAATCTTATTTACTGTCGCTTGAAtcacaaaataatgatgaggTAGATACGATGAGTCAAAAGGttaatttgttgaaaaatttgggAGTTAGGATGGGtacagaaataaataaatcagtCAAGTTAAACGATGAAATAACCAATACAATGGAAAAAGGGAAAATAACATTAAAGAATACGTGGAATAAAATGATTGTAATGAGTCAGAGGGCGGGTATAAGTTGGAGGATGTGGTTCTTGGTGTTTGGTGTGATAACGATATGGTTTTTCTGGGTATGGCTATTTTAG
- a CDS encoding DEHA2B09460p (similar to CA2316|IPF14542 Candida albicans IPF14542) has translation MSLIYDNEIPKKRNIDEYGVKKADRKYKPNFPKDMPKLPSIEEFKLDRIICDDLKEESQEVVNSMIKVASSYQNDLKSEIRRKLSIEQKIQFKNIEIAKIAHSLKKNITFRNKKLRKAISNNGGNANSVQNNSTSLLSLGTESTIDDEIEMLLELSAKASGKVRGLTQRLSKIDHKVNKMKSDEILGQPNSRRKQEYPYIHKMLAGKESKSDIKIIPSDNKVSGEASAEREPMPFIAKPDVKINEQPSIQDAKNEPNTHATLIVEEEEMNAEQFELFMSSSIHKYRDLQSNKYSDLDIFMNPTHNKNYELKNNEFFNENDQTTIDPSASLSTFKPGNPLSLLYSSIIKDPKSNDQRLAVRPSLGNMTMNVKSSATVKPTLQTSHFKKLRINGSPITSETFSKMKERPTCECNNHEDDDHLSHFNDRSEDSIAKRALTDSLVALENFHMSSDDTSGLNTEPEDNDIESEPAMTSESSDFDSLSSESSDNKTNMYADQYYSLLKADLKKKKKKKLRLERTQQIHKRRMYQRKDMSPTPKHKPSHHSLKPKRSILKLPPTMKVQSNSHVPSFAKIRKTDAVKSNTKNDHYALNTPEIKNININARHTVGSNSINDFTVTGTMLLARPNSGESSSNDNDENEVISWNGLPQEPHDDNADVMSLKSISRLKGFL, from the coding sequence ATGTCTTTAATTTATGACAACGAAATACCGAAGAAACGAAATATCGACGAGTATGGAGTAAAAAAAGCGGATAGGAAGTATAAGccaaattttccaaaagaTATGCCAAAACTCCCTTCAATTGAGGAATTTAAGTTAGATCGTATTATTTGTGATGATTTGAAGGAAGAATCACAGGAAGTTGTGAATTCAATGATAAAAGTGGCGTCGAGTTACCAGAATGATTTGAAGAGTGAAATTCGGAGAAAGCTTTCCATTGAACAAAAGATCCAATTCaaaaacattgaaattgCAAAGATAGCACattcattgaaaaagaatattacaTTTAGgaataaaaaattaagaaaggCCATAAGTAATAATGGGGGTAATGCAAATAGTGTgcaaaataattcaacGAGTTTACTTCTGTTAGGCACAGAAAGTACCATTGATGACGAAATAGAAATgctattagaattatcagCAAAGGCATCTGGTAAGGTTCGGGGATTGACTCAGAGACTTTCAAAAATAGACCATAAAGTGAATAAGATGAAATCGGATGAAATACTAGGACAACCGAACTCCCGGAGGAAACAAGAATACCCGTATATACATAAAATGCTTGCTGGTAAAGAAAGTAAGTCagatatcaaaataataccATCAGATAATAAAGTTTCGGGTGAAGCACTGGCTGAAAGAGAACCTATGCCTTTCATTGCGAAACCAGATGTGAAAATTAACGAACAGCCATCCATACAAGACGCAAAGAATGAACCAAATACGCATGCCACATTGATtgtggaagaagaagaaatgaatGCAGAACAATTTGAGCTATTCATGTCATCGTCTATCCACAAATATAGGGACCTCCAACTGAATAAGTATAGCGAtcttgatatatttatgaaCCCAACACACAACAAGAACTATGAACTCAAAAACAATGAGTTTTTCAATGAGAATGATCAAACTACCATTGATCCCTCTGCAAGCTTGTCTACCTTTAAACCAGGTAACCCGTTGAGCCTATTGTATTCATCCATAATTAAAgatccaaaatcaaatgacCAAAGGTTAGCAGTTCGTCCGTCATTAGGTAACATGACGATGAACGTAAAATCCTCAGCAACTGTTAAACCGACTCTTCAAACTTCACATTTCAAAAAACTAAGAATCAATGGATCCCCTATAACTTCTGAAACATTcctgaaaatgaaagagAGACCAACTTGTGAATGCAATAATCACGAAGATGATGATCATTTATCGCATTTCAATGATAGAAGTGAGGATTCTATAGCAAAGAGAGCATTAACTGATTCACTAGTGGCCTTGGAGAACTTTCATATGAGTAGTGATGATACGTCAGGATTAAATACTGAGCCTGAAGACAACGACATAGAAAGCGAGCCCGCTATGACCTCAGAGTCCTCagattttgattcattgAGTAGCGAATCGAGCGATAACAAAACCAATATGTATGCGGACCAATATTACTCATTACTTAAAGctgatttgaaaaaaaagaaaaagaaaaaactACGCCTAGAAAGAACCCAGCAGATTCACAAGCGTCGTATGTACCAAAGAAAAGATATGTCGCCTACACCAAAGCATAAACCATCGCATCATTCTTTAAAGCCCAAAAGATCCATATTGAAGTTGCCGCCTACTATGAAAGTGCAATCAAACTCACATGTTCCTTCGTTTGCTAAAATACGAAAGACAGATGCAGTGAAAAGCAATACTAAAAACGACCACTATGCGTTGAATACACCAGAGATCAAGaacattaatatcaatgcGCGGCATACGGTTGGCTCAAATAGTATCAATGATTTTACAGTGACTGGTACGATGCTTCTTGCCAGGCCTAATTCTGGCGAGTCTAGTAGCAATGATAATGACGAGAACGAGGTCATCCTGTGGAACGGTCTCCCTCAGGAACCCCACGACGACAATGCCGACGTTATGAGtctaaaatcaatatcCAGATTAAAGGGCTTTTTATAA
- a CDS encoding DEHA2B09482p (similar to CA2314|IPF14545 Candida albicans IPF14545), which translates to MPVFGERNITSITIKVNQLSTPQEDDSDKPIELYLSDLIHLIQIQPTTGASEAARAIRKKIKYGESVKVQLKALSVLELLVLNSGPKIGPTIARDDKLHDVLKGIINGSGKTGSGTSYHVDVQRKVRGLARGWKSELADMSDYKPLATLWKAIPGVKHGRTHSRNTSENVFGSEIDDQPKSPRAPSHKKVPPPRPAKSSPYSATNEDPKNTKGKKKKRRRKTRGVRYADEEYQIPQINYSVESPRIRTVIADCHTHTTTLNNLLMSFPSGMSPLDDEKCSSEFDKCRSIRRKVLRYLQYVGAGDTTTKSDEVLAMDEEFLGSLIVANEQLVDAFKNFDKACGYTAENPAPNYDDDDVDSEGYESYYTDESSDTEQVTDDLSNVNLAEEGPSSALQGKKSPPPIPKTKPTGYTNKNLTKVETNASISSDPFGDKNEV; encoded by the coding sequence ATGCCAGTTTTCGGAGAGCGTAATATTACGTCCATTACTATTAAAGTTAATCAATTATCAACCCCACAGGAGGATGACTCTGATAAGCCAATTGAACTTTACTTATCGGACTTAATACATTTAATTCAGATACAGCCCACTACTGGGGCGTCTGAAGCTGCTAGGGCTAttagaaagaagataaaatatGGAGAATCTGTTAAGGTCCAATTAAAGGCTCTAAGCGTTCTCGAGTTGTTGGTTTTAAACTCAGGGCCGAAAATCGGACCTACGATAGCTAGAGATGACAAGTTACACGATGTATTGAAAGGCATAATTAATGGTAGCGGTAAGACAGGTTCGGGAACAAGTTATCATGTTGATGTCCAGCGCAAGGTTAGAGGATTAGCCAGAGGATGGAAATCTGAATTAGCAGATATGAGTGACTATAAGCCATTGGCAACGTTATGGAAAGCGATTCCAGGGGTGAAACATGGCAGGACGCATTCTAGAAATACTAGTGAAAACGTATTTGGGTCTGAAATAGATGACCAGCCGAAATCACCAAGAGCTCCGAGTCACAAGAAGGTTCCACCACCCCGTCCAGCCAAATCATCGCCATATTCGGCCACAAACGAGGATCCCAAAAATACAAAAGgtaagaagaagaagagaagaagaaagacCCGAGGTGTACGTTAtgctgatgaagaatatcaaatcCCTCAAATTAACTACAGTGTTGAGTCTCCTAGAATTAGAACTGTCATTGCAGATTGTCATACGCATACAACTACgttaaataatcttttaaTGTCATTCCCATCAGGAATGTCACCATTGGATGATGAGAAGTGCTCGAGCGAATTCGACAAGTGTCGCTCTATAAGACGGAAAGTCTTGAGATACTTGCAATATGTTGGTGCAGGAGACACAACGACAAAAAGTGATGAAGTCCTAGCTATGGATGAAGAGTTCTTAGGAAGCTTAATTGTCGCCAATGAACAATTGGTGGATGCTTTCAAGAATTTCGACAAGGCTTGTGGTTATACGGCAGAAAATCCAGCACCAAACTATGATGACGACGATGTCGATAGTGAAGGATACGAGAGTTATTATACTGACGAATCATCAGATACTGAGCAGGTCACAGATGACTTGTCCAATGTAAATTTAGCAGAGGAAGGCCCCTCAAGTGCATTGCAAGGTAAAAAGTCTCCACCTCCAATCCCTAAAACAAAGCCAACCGGTTATACGAACAAAAACCTTACCAAAGTTGAAACTAATGCGAGTATTTCCAGTGACCCCTTTGGTGATAAGAATGAAGTATGA
- a CDS encoding DEHA2B09504p (some similarities with uniprot|P27810 Saccharomyces cerevisiae YOR099W KTR1 Alpha-1 2-mannosyltransferase involved in O- and N-linked protein glycosylation), giving the protein MSHDSNTVKDVIYKPNKRLLRIFIVLCIISLLFIGQHLVFGNREDLVSEVQNNKVFRFINEAEDKDTLNNVNFYGTSVQTHSAQKQEEEQDVKGSQSANRINEASNSAGDEETEEMENMMDEQENERERAAMVIIVQNKADISSVMPTIRSYQQKFNEKYNYDWVIISHRAMLSSLQQDITALTKPGSNVKFMDMKYSSELIIYPPGIDKQKVREIRRDTNFPKLLRSKNILQARHFARFLTGHFYNLDNIWKDYDYYWKVPLGSQLNCEVNYDVFKYMKQNKIKYGWSLMQQDYPHLHPSLFNAVKRYILDPGNDFMDESGPTRNNFHFLLGNGMDPEALQDPNADWKINSCSIDSEFELVDLSFFKSIQYQHFFNYIDGFNGFYYESWSEPVIKTIATSLFLNTNQVHFFDDLAVSVRTQALGLCPLNKDFYIKNKCTCNPQEHGKKIGVGKFPGEELQLMHKSTCLAKWLQSSGQGTPQAFEAEDDPLFESFLENDEPPSD; this is encoded by the coding sequence ATGTCTCATGATTCAAACACAGTGAAAGATGTCATATATAAACCTAACAAACGGTTGTTGAGGATATTTATTGTGCTTTGCATTATTCTGCTTCTTTTTATCGGTCAGCACTTAGTTTTCGGAAATCGTGAAGATCTAGTATCTGAAGtacaaaataataaagttttTAGATTTATCAACGAAGCGGAAGATAAGGATACTTTGAATAACGTGAATTTCTATGGAACATCCGTACAAACACATTCGGCAcaaaaacaagaagaagaacaggATGTGAAGGGTAGTCAATCAGCAAACAGAATTAATGAAGCTTCCAACTCGGCGGGTGATGAGGAAACTGAGGAAATGGAAAATATGATGGATGAACAGGAAAACGAGAGAGAGAGAGCGGCGATGGTAATTATAGTGCAGAATAAAGCAGACATTCTGCTGGTGATGCCAACAATAAGAAGCTACCAACAGAAGTTTAACgaaaaatacaattatGACTGGGTTATAATATCACACAGGGCGATGTTGTCTCTGCTTCAGCAAGATATAACGGCTTTAACGAAGCCGGGATCCAATGTTAAGTTTATGGATATGAAATATCTGTCGGAACTTATAATATACCCTCCTGGAATTGACAAACAAAAGGTAAGAGAAATAAGACGGGATACAAATTTTCCAAAGTTGTTGAGATCCAAGAATATATTACAAGCGAGACATTTTGCAAGGTTTTTGACGGGccatttttataatttggatAACATTTGGAAAGATTATGATTATTACTGGAAAGTGCCGCTAGGGTCGCAATTGAATTGTGAGGTCAACTATGATGTATTCAAATACATGAAGCAAAACAAGATTAAGTATGGATGGCTGTTGATGCAACAAGACTATCCTCACCTCCATCCTAGTTTGTTCAATGCCGTAAAAAGGTACATTCTCGATCCAGGCAACGATTTTATGGATGAATCGGGACCCACTCGGAACAACTTTCATTTCCTTCTTGGCAACGGTATGGATCCTGAAGCATTGCAAGATCCAAATGCCGattggaaaataaattCGTGCTCTATTGATTCAGAATTCGAATTAGTGGATTTGTCGTTCTTCAAATCCATTCAATACCAgcatttcttcaattacATAGACGGATTCAATGGCTTCTACTACGAAAGCTGGAGTGAACCGGTAATCAAGACCATAGCCACTTCACTTTTCCTCAACACAAATCAAGTTCACTTCTTCGACGATTTGGCAGTACTGGTTCGGACCCAAGCTTTAGGACTCTGCCCTTTAAACAAAGATTTTTATATCAAGAACAAATGTACTTGCAATCCACAAGAACACGGTAAGAAGATTGGTGTGGGTAAATTTCCTGGAGAAGAATTACAATTAATGCATAAGAGTACATGTTTGGCTAAATGGTTGCAATCTTCAGGCCAAGGCACACCTCAAGCTTTTGAAGCTGAAGACGACCCACTTTTCGAATCTTTTCTCGAAAATGACGAACCTCCCTCAGACTAG